One region of Juglans microcarpa x Juglans regia isolate MS1-56 chromosome 7S, Jm3101_v1.0, whole genome shotgun sequence genomic DNA includes:
- the LOC121241712 gene encoding secoisolariciresinol dehydrogenase-like isoform X2 yields the protein MQDLIFTTTQPITNIMNGASSLLAPIAKRLAGKVALITGGASGIGESTARLFAEHGAKVIIADVQDELGFSVSQDKSNNGAISYVHCDVTSESDVQNAVNTAVSKHGKLDIMFNNAGCTGQNKVSILDHEQQDYKTVFDVNVLGSFLGAKHAAKVMIPAKRGTILFTSSCASQSHGLASHSYTASKHAVVGLTKNLCVELGQYGIRVNCISPYGAATPIFLKGMGIDKKEKAEEILSSAANLKGPVLEAGDLAEAALFLASEESKYVSGLNLVVDGGYSTTNVAFTETIQKFFT from the exons ATGCAAGATCTTATATTCAC GACAACACAACCAATAACAAATATCATGAACGGCGCATCGTCCTTGCTAGCTCCCATTGCCAAGAG ATTAGCAGGCAAGGTTGCTTTGATAACCGGAGGTGCAAGTGGCATTGGCGAGAGTACGGCAAGACTATTCGCTGAACATGGTGCTAAGGTCATCATTGCTGACGTCCAAGACGAGCTTGGTTTCTCAGTTTCCCAAGACAAAAGCAACAATGGTGCCATTTCCTACGTCCACTGCGATGTCACTAGCGAGTCTGATGTCCAGAATGCTGTCAATACTGCGGTGTCGAAGCATGGAAAACTCGACATAATGTTCAACAATGCAGGCTGTACTGGCCAAAACAAAGTAAGCATCTTAGACCACGAGCAGCAGGATTACAAGACTGTTTTTGATGTGAATGTCTTGGGGTCATTTCTGGGGGCAAAACACGCGGCCAAAGTAATGATTCCAGCGAAAAGGGGAACCATTCTATTCACCTCAAGCTGTGCAAGTCAGTCACATGGATTGGCCTCACACAGCTACACGGCGTCCAAGCATGCCGTTGTGGGACTAACAAAGAATTTATGTGTTGAGTTGGGTCAGTACGGAATTAGAGTCAATTGCATATCACCATATGGTGCGGCCACCCCTATATTCCTAAAAGGGATGGGAATAGACAAGAAGGAAAAGGCGGAAGAGATTTTATCCTCCGCGGCAAATTTGAAAGGGCCAGTTTTGGAAGCAGGAGATTTGGCAGAGGCAGCGTTGTTCTTGGCGAGCGAGGAGTCCAAGTACGTGAGTGGGCTCAACCTAGTCGTGGATGGGGGTTATAGCACAACCAATGTAGCTTTTACAGAGACCATACAAAAGTTCTTCACCTAA
- the LOC121240826 gene encoding uncharacterized protein LOC121240826, with protein sequence MANEVYFTKALSREVCEINGIFYCAFRWSPEFNEDAEPSRVPVWVSLPGLPPNFYQESFLKILMAPIGTFIRRDNPTRCATRTDGARLCVEVDAAKPPLSHFWIGAPGLSSSRKQEIFYETLPAFCSSCKMQGHNARTCNPGKAGKKGGRKGSRKGLSDDHGVEQNDDKAETPPLVLVENNAVGEQSMQMDKETEEVGVEKATEVAVAVHVQLDAEKEELPVQVADQMVQLGSENGEQPEQMGEAIPPVINKVVQLTPLVETEDETDLMLHVGDAV encoded by the coding sequence ATGGCTAATGAAGTTTATTTCACCAAAGCATTATCACGGGAGGTTTGTGAAATAAATGGGATCTTCTACTGTGCATTCAGATGGTCACCAGAATTCAATGAGGATGCCGAGCCATCAAGAGTCCCAGTATGGGTTTCTTTGCCAGGTCTTCCTCCAAACTTTTATCAAGAATCtttcttgaagattttgatGGCACCGATTGGAACTTTCATTCGCCGTGATAATCCGACACGGTGCGCAACAAGAACGGATGGTGCACGGCTCTGTGTGGAAGTGGATGCTGCAAAACCGCCACTGTCTCATTTCTGGATTGGAGCACCTGGACTGTCTTCTAGCCGAaagcaagaaatattttatgaaacgcTCCCGGCTTTCTGTTCATCATGTAAGATGCAGGGTCATAATGCACGGACTTGTAATCCTGGAAAAGCTGGTAAGAAAGGGGGAAGAAAAGGGAGTAGGAAAGGCCTCTCGGATGATCACGGGGTAGAGCAGAATGATGATAAGGCTGAAACTCCTCCGctggttcttgtggaaaataatgCTGTGGGTGAACAGTCTATGCAGATGGACAAAGAAACAGAGGAGGTTGGGGTGGAGAAGGCGACAGAAGTAGCAGTTGCAGTTCATGTGCAGTTGGATGCCGAGAAGGAAGAATTGCCAGTGCAGGTGGCAGACCAAATGGTGCAGTTGGGCTCTGAGAATGGTGAACAACCGGAGCAGATGGGAGAAGCAATTCCTCCTGTGATTAATAAGGTGGTGCAGTTGACACCTCTTGTTGAAACAGAGGATGAAACAGATTTAATGTTACACGTTGGGGACGcagtgtga
- the LOC121241712 gene encoding secoisolariciresinol dehydrogenase-like isoform X1, translating to MQDLIFTSKHPRTTTQTIINIIMSGSSSLLAPIAKRLAGKVALITGGASGIGESTARLFAEHGAKVIIADVQDELGFSVSQDKSNNGAISYVHCDVTSESDVQNAVNTAVSKHGKLDIMFNNAGCTGQNKVSILDHEQQDYKTVFDVNVLGSFLGAKHAAKVMIPAKRGTILFTSSCASQSHGLASHSYTASKHAVVGLTKNLCVELGQYGIRVNCISPYGAATPIFLKGMGIDKKEKAEEILSSAANLKGPVLEAGDLAEAALFLASEESKYVSGLNLVVDGGYSTTNVAFTETIQKFFT from the exons ATGCAAGATCTTATATTCACATCAAAACACCCTCGAACGACAacacaaacaataataaatatcatcATGAGCGGCTCATCGTCCTTGCTAGCTCCCATTGCTAAGAG ATTAGCAGGCAAGGTTGCTTTGATAACCGGAGGTGCAAGTGGCATTGGCGAGAGTACGGCAAGACTATTCGCTGAACATGGTGCTAAGGTCATCATTGCTGACGTCCAAGACGAGCTTGGTTTCTCAGTTTCCCAAGACAAAAGCAACAATGGTGCCATTTCCTACGTCCACTGCGATGTCACTAGCGAGTCTGATGTCCAGAATGCTGTCAATACTGCGGTGTCGAAGCATGGAAAACTCGACATAATGTTCAACAATGCAGGCTGTACTGGCCAAAACAAAGTAAGCATCTTAGACCACGAGCAGCAGGATTACAAGACTGTTTTTGATGTGAATGTCTTGGGGTCATTTCTGGGGGCAAAACACGCGGCCAAAGTAATGATTCCAGCGAAAAGGGGAACCATTCTATTCACCTCAAGCTGTGCAAGTCAGTCACATGGATTGGCCTCACACAGCTACACGGCGTCCAAGCATGCCGTTGTGGGACTAACAAAGAATTTATGTGTTGAGTTGGGTCAGTACGGAATTAGAGTCAATTGCATATCACCATATGGTGCGGCCACCCCTATATTCCTAAAAGGGATGGGAATAGACAAGAAGGAAAAGGCGGAAGAGATTTTATCCTCCGCGGCAAATTTGAAAGGGCCAGTTTTGGAAGCAGGAGATTTGGCAGAGGCAGCGTTGTTCTTGGCGAGCGAGGAGTCCAAGTACGTGAGTGGGCTCAACCTAGTCGTGGATGGGGGTTATAGCACAACCAATGTAGCTTTTACAGAGACCATACAAAAGTTCTTCACCTAA